The following are from one region of the Aquirufa lenticrescens genome:
- a CDS encoding peroxiredoxin family protein, whose protein sequence is MKKTLFALLFAPLLSLAQVPVAGIWRASLSTHGGELPIQFEINPGSKAGNLDIKLINGAEKSTLGESYFRADSLVVPFDLYEAELVFQVTKTTEMKGYFVKKRNGKTAYRLPVSALASSEDRFLNLLPATVNVSGKWMSDFYSDATNHSPGVGVFEQKGNKVTGTFLRTSGDYRFLQGNVSGDSLFLSYFDGSGVNMLRAKVNGSQFTGRFTSGLSGVRTVDGKLDPAAALPDLKKLSFLKPGFDRIDFKLPTTSGEQISLQDERFKNKVVVIELMGSWCPNCLDESRYLAPFYTKYKDKGVEVIGIAFENSADIAVAGPKINNFQKKIGITYPLLFAGTAEDKTIEKVLPMLSKMNGYPTTFIIDKKGIVREIHTGFSGPGTGKYYADWISDFEHTIQSLLAEK, encoded by the coding sequence ATGAAAAAGACCTTATTTGCCTTGTTATTTGCCCCATTATTGAGTCTTGCACAAGTGCCTGTTGCTGGAATTTGGCGAGCATCTCTCAGCACTCATGGGGGCGAATTACCCATTCAATTTGAAATAAATCCTGGTTCAAAAGCAGGGAATTTAGATATTAAACTCATTAATGGCGCAGAGAAATCTACGTTAGGGGAATCCTATTTTAGAGCGGATTCATTAGTCGTCCCTTTTGACCTATACGAAGCTGAGCTCGTTTTCCAAGTGACAAAAACGACCGAAATGAAGGGCTACTTCGTTAAAAAAAGAAATGGAAAAACGGCGTATCGACTACCCGTTTCAGCTCTAGCGAGTTCTGAAGACCGCTTTTTGAACCTACTACCAGCTACCGTGAATGTCAGTGGAAAGTGGATGTCAGATTTTTATAGTGATGCGACAAACCACAGCCCAGGTGTAGGCGTTTTTGAACAAAAAGGCAACAAAGTGACCGGCACCTTCCTTCGGACATCTGGCGACTACCGTTTTTTACAAGGAAATGTGAGCGGGGATAGTTTATTTCTAAGCTATTTCGATGGAAGTGGGGTTAACATGTTGCGAGCAAAAGTAAATGGCTCACAATTTACGGGACGATTTACTTCTGGATTGAGTGGAGTTAGGACGGTTGATGGGAAATTAGACCCCGCGGCTGCCTTGCCAGATCTAAAGAAACTAAGCTTTTTGAAACCGGGGTTCGACCGTATCGATTTTAAATTACCCACTACCTCAGGCGAACAAATTAGCTTACAAGATGAGCGTTTTAAAAACAAGGTGGTAGTAATCGAATTAATGGGCTCCTGGTGTCCGAACTGCCTGGATGAATCTCGTTATTTAGCCCCCTTCTATACAAAATACAAAGACAAAGGCGTGGAAGTTATAGGCATTGCTTTTGAGAATTCAGCTGACATCGCGGTTGCAGGGCCTAAAATCAATAATTTCCAAAAGAAAATCGGCATCACCTACCCACTTCTTTTTGCGGGAACGGCAGAGGATAAAACAATCGAGAAAGTTTTACCTATGCTGAGTAAAATGAACGGCTATCCTACTACCTTCATCATTGACAAAAAAGGCATCGTGAGAGAAATTCACACCGGATTCTCGGGTCCCGGAACAGGAAAATATTATGCCGATTGGATCTCCGATTTTGAACATACGATCCAAAGCCTTTTAGCTGAAAAATAA
- a CDS encoding phosphatase PAP2 family protein, whose protein sequence is MRIIALICLITFSVQAEKPSFKKWKTPLALGIASGLTYNPFAKQIQTKIVGQGHVTPLDDYIQYGPAAMYVGLNIAEFKSKEEAFDQAGVFIVGTGIYVAATQGLKAAITEARPDGTENTYPSGHTATAFFGATILAHEYRDSHPEFVIAGYTLATATGALRIANNKHWVTDVLMGSAIGIASAELAYILYPKVRHQWQKLNRFTLTPQVAPAYYGASMSIGF, encoded by the coding sequence ATGAGAATCATCGCCCTAATTTGCTTGATTACCTTTTCTGTGCAAGCAGAGAAACCCTCTTTTAAAAAGTGGAAAACGCCCTTAGCGCTAGGGATAGCTAGTGGATTAACTTATAATCCTTTTGCGAAGCAAATTCAAACGAAAATCGTCGGTCAGGGTCATGTCACTCCGTTAGATGACTATATTCAATATGGGCCTGCAGCGATGTATGTGGGCTTAAATATAGCTGAATTTAAGAGTAAGGAAGAGGCTTTTGATCAAGCAGGAGTATTTATCGTAGGTACCGGAATCTATGTGGCAGCAACGCAAGGACTAAAGGCTGCCATCACGGAAGCGCGACCAGATGGCACCGAAAATACCTATCCATCCGGACATACGGCGACTGCGTTTTTTGGGGCAACTATTTTAGCGCATGAGTACCGTGATTCCCATCCTGAATTTGTCATAGCGGGCTATACCTTAGCTACGGCTACTGGAGCATTACGCATCGCAAATAATAAACATTGGGTTACGGATGTATTGATGGGGTCTGCGATTGGAATCGCTTCGGCAGAATTGGCCTATATTTTATACCCGAAAGTTCGTCATCAGTGGCAAAAACTGAATCGTTTTACTTTGACTCCTCAAGTGGCACCAGCGTATTATGGTGCTAGTATGTCGATTGGATTTTAG